The following coding sequences lie in one Acidimicrobiales bacterium genomic window:
- a CDS encoding DUF5318 domain-containing protein, whose protein sequence is MASRRTGEAVQAHEGLLPVRRPADVDYRLARQTTLDGWSRGNVGLDVLCDAQPMLRRNAVECGTPTSETCPVCEDHEVAHVTYVFGPRLPAHGRCISTPGELARLDARQANLTGYVVEVCPSCGWNHLVRITSLGRG, encoded by the coding sequence GTGGCGAGTCGGCGAACTGGCGAGGCGGTACAGGCCCACGAAGGGCTCCTGCCCGTTCGTCGCCCGGCCGACGTCGACTACCGCTTGGCCCGCCAGACCACGCTCGACGGCTGGAGTCGGGGAAACGTGGGCCTAGATGTTCTATGCGATGCCCAACCGATGCTGCGGCGGAATGCCGTGGAGTGCGGAACCCCTACGTCGGAGACATGCCCGGTTTGTGAGGATCACGAGGTGGCCCACGTGACCTACGTGTTCGGTCCCCGCCTTCCGGCCCACGGCCGGTGCATCTCGACACCCGGGGAATTGGCGCGCCTCGATGCCCGACAGGCCAACCTGACCGGATACGTGGTTGAGGTGTGCCCGTCTTGTGGGTGGAACCACCTGGTCCGGATCACCTCTCTGGGCCGGGGCTGA
- the rpsF gene encoding 30S ribosomal protein S6: MRAYEIMIILDGDLDEEAVAASLSKVTANIESEGGRIASVLDSEPWGRRRFAYRINHKWEGVYVVLAVVTDAGNLDSTDRILRLADRSEVVRHKIMRLPEAEATRRGLLGEASPAEAG, encoded by the coding sequence ATGCGGGCCTACGAGATCATGATCATCTTGGACGGCGACCTCGACGAGGAAGCCGTTGCGGCCAGCCTGTCGAAGGTGACCGCCAACATCGAATCTGAAGGCGGCCGCATCGCGTCTGTGCTGGATTCCGAGCCCTGGGGCCGACGACGGTTCGCCTACCGGATCAACCACAAGTGGGAGGGCGTCTACGTCGTCCTCGCCGTGGTGACCGATGCGGGCAACCTGGACTCCACCGACCGCATCCTTCGACTAGCGGACCGTAGTGAGGTAGTTCGCCACAAGATCATGCGCCTGCCCGAGGCCGAGGCAACCCGTCGCGGCCTGCTCGGCGAAGCGTCACCGGCCGAGGCCGGTTAA
- the ssb gene encoding single-stranded DNA-binding protein yields the protein MAFDNNVVIVGNVTRDPELRFIPSGTPVTSFGLAWNQRSSQGGEEKAHYFDVTCWRELAENVAESISRGSRVVVYGRLDYRSWENENGEKRSAVQIVADEVAPSIRWATAEVTKIDRRSDNESGAGSSSGQGGQPTAGAGEPFPDEEPF from the coding sequence ATGGCATTTGATAACAACGTGGTCATCGTCGGGAACGTCACCCGCGACCCCGAACTTCGCTTCATCCCGAGCGGCACCCCAGTGACAAGTTTTGGTCTTGCCTGGAACCAGCGAAGTAGTCAGGGTGGTGAAGAAAAGGCCCACTATTTCGACGTCACTTGTTGGCGTGAACTTGCTGAAAACGTGGCTGAGTCGATCAGCAGGGGTAGTCGTGTTGTTGTATATGGCCGACTCGACTACCGCTCCTGGGAGAACGAGAACGGCGAAAAACGCTCAGCTGTGCAGATAGTGGCCGATGAGGTTGCTCCGAGCATCCGTTGGGCCACCGCCGAGGTAACCAAGATCGATCGTCGCTCTGACAATGAAAGCGGTGCCGGCAGTTCTTCAGGACAAGGCGGCCAACCCACAGCCGGAGCGGGTGAACCGTTTCCGGACGAGGAGCCCTTCTAA
- the rplI gene encoding 50S ribosomal protein L9 → MKVLLRIDVDGLGRTGDIVDVARGYARNYLVPRGLAIEALEGVAAQAEAMQRKRALKAAVDRSDAELAAAQISGVVLQVTAKASDEGRLFGSVGVAEVTEALASQVGLVVDRRQVVGETAKDIGSHEFIIELHAEVSVPVTVEVQAEA, encoded by the coding sequence GTGAAGGTCCTCCTCCGTATAGACGTGGACGGTCTTGGTCGTACCGGAGACATTGTCGACGTGGCCCGGGGTTACGCCCGGAACTATCTAGTTCCCCGCGGGCTGGCTATCGAGGCCCTTGAGGGTGTGGCGGCCCAAGCCGAGGCCATGCAGCGCAAGCGCGCGTTGAAGGCAGCGGTTGACCGAAGCGATGCCGAGTTGGCGGCCGCCCAGATCTCCGGCGTGGTGCTCCAGGTGACGGCCAAGGCCTCCGACGAGGGCCGACTGTTCGGCTCGGTTGGTGTGGCCGAGGTGACCGAAGCCCTGGCCTCCCAGGTTGGCCTGGTGGTCGACCGTCGACAGGTGGTCGGTGAGACAGCCAAGGACATCGGCTCGCACGAATTCATTATCGAACTCCATGCCGAGGTCTCCGTGCCGGTGACCGTCGAGGTACAGGCCGAGGCCTGA
- the dnaB gene encoding replicative DNA helicase — protein sequence MGDRGADMSGSLDDDGVDQTSEPPGPADMALPDLPPLPADVPLPEEPPDDDHHDSRAWSADRGSRSANRSSGARVPPHNLDAEASLLGAMLLSRDAIADALEVVNAEHFYKPSHGHVFEAICGLYASGEPADPVTVAEALTRSGLLDQIGGPGLLLELQASTPATSSAPKYARIIQEHATLRGLIGAANEIAEIGYGRPDDVVKAVDEAESLVFQVGQGRVTDSMAQIRNLIDANLDRLEELMERGDHITGTPTGYEDLDMLLSGLQDESLIIVGSRPAMGKTSFGLGLATHIGIRCELPTVVFSLEMSQMELTQRILCSEARVDATNIRNGQLNSDDWSRINRGVGKLSEAHIWIDDNPNTSVMEIRAKARRLKSRVGKLGVVVVDYIQLMTGRSTAESRQVEVSEISRGLKILARELGCPVVGLSQLSRGLETRQDKRPMLADLRESGSIEQDADVVIFLYRDEVYNADSVDLGTAEVIVAKHRNGPTGTVKLAWLPRYTRFSNMSRAS from the coding sequence ATGGGAGACCGGGGGGCCGACATGAGCGGGTCGCTCGATGACGATGGCGTGGACCAGACGAGCGAACCACCCGGTCCGGCGGACATGGCCCTTCCCGACCTCCCGCCTCTCCCCGCCGATGTCCCGCTTCCCGAAGAACCACCGGACGACGATCACCACGATTCGCGAGCGTGGTCGGCTGACCGGGGTTCCCGCTCGGCCAACCGTTCGTCGGGTGCACGGGTCCCTCCGCACAACCTCGACGCCGAGGCCTCGCTCCTCGGCGCCATGTTGTTGTCGCGCGACGCCATTGCCGACGCGTTGGAGGTCGTCAACGCCGAGCACTTCTACAAGCCCTCGCACGGTCACGTGTTCGAGGCGATCTGTGGCCTGTACGCCTCGGGAGAGCCGGCTGATCCGGTCACCGTGGCTGAGGCCCTGACCCGGTCCGGACTGCTGGACCAGATAGGCGGACCGGGCCTGCTGTTGGAACTCCAGGCGTCGACTCCCGCCACCTCCAGCGCCCCCAAGTACGCCCGGATCATCCAGGAACACGCCACTCTGCGGGGCCTCATCGGTGCGGCCAACGAGATCGCTGAGATCGGCTACGGCCGACCCGACGACGTGGTCAAGGCCGTGGACGAGGCCGAGAGCCTGGTGTTCCAGGTGGGTCAGGGACGGGTGACCGACTCCATGGCCCAGATCCGGAACCTCATTGATGCCAACCTGGATCGCCTCGAAGAGTTGATGGAACGGGGAGACCACATCACTGGCACACCCACCGGCTACGAGGACCTAGACATGCTGTTGTCCGGCCTCCAGGACGAGTCGCTCATCATCGTCGGATCCCGGCCAGCCATGGGAAAGACCTCCTTCGGCCTCGGCTTGGCCACCCACATAGGGATCCGGTGCGAGCTACCGACCGTGGTGTTCTCGCTGGAGATGAGCCAGATGGAGCTAACCCAACGGATCCTCTGCTCCGAGGCCCGGGTGGACGCCACCAACATCCGCAACGGACAGTTGAACTCCGACGACTGGTCGCGCATCAACCGTGGGGTCGGCAAGCTGAGCGAGGCCCATATCTGGATCGACGACAACCCGAATACCTCGGTCATGGAGATCCGGGCCAAGGCCCGACGTCTCAAGAGCCGGGTCGGCAAGCTGGGGGTGGTTGTCGTGGACTACATCCAGCTCATGACCGGCCGTTCTACCGCGGAGAGCCGACAAGTCGAGGTCTCCGAGATCAGCCGTGGCCTCAAGATTCTGGCCCGTGAGCTGGGTTGCCCGGTGGTCGGCCTGTCACAGCTCTCCCGGGGCCTAGAGACGCGACAAGACAAGCGTCCGATGTTGGCCGACCTCCGGGAATCGGGGTCCATTGAGCAGGACGCCGACGTGGTGATTTTCCTATACCGCGACGAGGTCTACAACGCGGACTCCGTTGACCTGGGTACGGCCGAGGTCATTGTGGCCAAGCACCGTAACGGGCCGACGGGCACCGTAAAGCTGGCCTGGCTACCCCGCTACACCCGCTTCTCCAACATGTCGCGGGCTAGCTAA
- a CDS encoding mechanosensitive ion channel family protein yields the protein MPEAVTTELQAGLVDACGESPGFICEWIWDTTDNEALAGLVDWLIERPLKVAVILVGALVVNRLVKRAIDRMVSRLVESRTREEGEAEAESSARLARLGRRARGRLQKIHDQAERSRQRAVTLGVVLRGLAGVAVYALALMVALGELGLDLGPLIAGAGIVGLAIGFGAQSLVSDFIAGIFIIIEDQYGVGDIVDVGAASGTVEKVTLRTTILRDIDGALWVVPNGEIRRVGNSSQLWARTVLDVDVAYDTDIDLAASVIKEVADSVWQEEVESATIIEEPEIWGVQSFGADAISIRLAVKTEPNEQWATGRLIRARLKKAFDANGIEIPFPQRTVWINQVSERTTVVPETEVRDDLLERRSGSDGDE from the coding sequence ATGCCTGAAGCGGTGACGACCGAGTTGCAAGCCGGCCTTGTGGATGCCTGCGGGGAGTCCCCGGGTTTCATCTGTGAGTGGATCTGGGACACAACGGATAACGAGGCTCTAGCCGGGCTCGTGGACTGGTTGATCGAGCGTCCACTCAAGGTGGCGGTCATCCTGGTCGGCGCCCTGGTCGTGAACCGCCTAGTGAAGCGGGCCATCGACCGAATGGTCAGCCGCCTCGTGGAATCAAGGACCCGGGAGGAAGGCGAAGCTGAAGCCGAGTCATCAGCCCGACTGGCCCGGCTAGGGCGCCGGGCCCGGGGCAGACTCCAGAAGATTCACGACCAGGCCGAGCGCTCGCGACAGCGGGCAGTGACCCTGGGAGTGGTGCTTCGCGGCCTGGCGGGAGTTGCCGTCTACGCCCTGGCCCTCATGGTGGCCCTCGGAGAGTTAGGGCTAGACCTCGGTCCGCTGATTGCCGGTGCGGGCATCGTCGGCCTAGCCATCGGTTTCGGCGCCCAGTCGCTGGTGTCCGACTTCATCGCCGGGATCTTCATAATCATCGAAGACCAGTACGGGGTGGGCGACATCGTGGACGTGGGAGCCGCTTCGGGCACGGTCGAGAAGGTGACCCTGAGGACCACGATCCTGCGAGACATCGACGGAGCGTTGTGGGTGGTCCCCAACGGTGAAATCCGCCGGGTGGGCAACTCCTCGCAACTTTGGGCCCGCACGGTGCTCGACGTGGACGTCGCTTACGACACGGACATCGACCTGGCGGCCAGCGTCATCAAGGAGGTGGCCGACAGCGTCTGGCAGGAGGAGGTGGAGTCAGCCACCATTATCGAGGAACCCGAGATCTGGGGCGTGCAGAGCTTCGGCGCCGACGCCATCTCCATCCGCCTAGCCGTCAAGACGGAACCCAATGAGCAGTGGGCCACGGGACGCCTCATTCGGGCCCGCCTCAAGAAGGCCTTCGACGCCAACGGTATCGAGATCCCGTTCCCCCAGCGGACGGTGTGGATCAACCAGGTCTCGGAGCGCACCACGGTGGTTCCCGAGACCGAGGTTCGCGACGATCTTCTGGAGCGTCGATCTGGCAGCGATGGCGACGAGTAG
- a CDS encoding ATP-binding cassette domain-containing protein — MGAIVGGEMAVVAVWTTRQLWFDGIVNGMVFGLLALGVVLVYRSTRVINLAVGNMGLPATGLMTLLTFNYGFPYWAALPISLLVGITVGATVERAVIRRLFEAPRVIVLVATIGIAQLMQAILASYPDLVRDRSQRFPIPVNFTWDDVLGVRVTGPKATILVVVPLLALGLSWFLNRTVFGQTVQASASNADLARMSGIDPKMVQLFVWTVAGLLATISLLLLSGNRGSVGGLQNLGPSTMARALAAAVIAGMVSFPRALGAGILIGVVQAHVQFVFFNQGGLIDFVLFVVVAVAVAFQSRGSREVDSSFSFSARRRPIPERLRQFWWVRHLSTISLAVLLGIALIIPAIVDRPSRHLLYASILAFAICAVSMTIVTGWAGQLSLSQMAFAGIGALIAAGFNRGLEFGVGIGDDLEFFSITVPRLPYLVSMLAAAGVAAASAALIGLGALRVRGLLLAVTTFAFALATQQYLFRRPLFNGGFKQSIPFRRGSLGPIDLASQRTYYYLCLGFLVLLLVAVSRLRSTGIGRTIIGIRENESTAAAYTVGPTRTKLLAFAIAGGIAGLGGALLGGLVQNIPYTERLFQIGDSLRLVSIVVIGGLGTIMGPVVGALWVVGLPAFWPDNELVPLFTSSIGLLILLLYFPGGLIQVAYSARDAVLRWAESRLPDTTPTSTTTPPAVALGGGRDRRKIDGPALVVDDVAVAFGGLRAVDGVSLVAHPGEVVGLIGTNGAGKSTLMNAIGGFVPSTGTIEILGRDASGLSAANRARLGLGRTFQAARLFPELTVNETVQVALEARERTRLIPAAFFLPSSIRAERAKASDASDLIDFLGLGRYANAFVAELSTGTRRIVELAGLLALDARVLCLDEPTAGIAQRETEAFGPLLKQIQQELGATMVVIEHDMPMIMALSDRVYCLETGQIIAEGSPDEVRNDPRVVASYLGTDDRAIDRSDG; from the coding sequence GTGGGGGCCATTGTCGGAGGTGAGATGGCCGTAGTGGCTGTCTGGACCACCCGCCAACTGTGGTTCGACGGCATCGTCAACGGGATGGTCTTCGGGCTGCTGGCCCTCGGCGTGGTTCTCGTCTATCGGTCCACCCGGGTCATCAACCTGGCCGTAGGCAATATGGGCCTCCCAGCCACCGGCTTGATGACCCTCTTGACCTTTAACTACGGCTTCCCCTACTGGGCTGCCCTGCCCATCAGCCTGCTGGTCGGTATCACCGTCGGGGCAACGGTCGAACGGGCCGTCATCCGCCGGCTGTTCGAGGCCCCCCGGGTCATTGTGCTGGTCGCCACCATCGGCATCGCCCAGCTCATGCAGGCCATTCTCGCCTCGTATCCCGACCTCGTGCGGGACCGCAGCCAGCGCTTTCCCATTCCGGTGAACTTCACCTGGGACGACGTCCTCGGCGTCCGGGTCACCGGGCCGAAGGCGACCATTCTGGTCGTCGTCCCCCTCCTGGCCCTGGGCTTGTCCTGGTTCCTGAACCGCACGGTGTTCGGCCAGACGGTGCAGGCCTCGGCCAGCAACGCCGACCTGGCCCGCATGTCGGGAATCGACCCGAAGATGGTCCAACTGTTTGTCTGGACGGTGGCCGGACTCCTGGCCACCATCTCCCTGCTCCTGCTGTCCGGGAACCGGGGAAGCGTCGGTGGCCTTCAGAACCTCGGGCCCAGCACCATGGCCCGAGCTCTGGCCGCCGCGGTCATCGCCGGCATGGTCTCCTTCCCCCGGGCCCTCGGTGCCGGAATCCTCATTGGTGTGGTCCAGGCCCACGTGCAGTTCGTGTTCTTTAACCAGGGCGGCCTGATCGACTTCGTGTTGTTCGTCGTGGTTGCCGTGGCCGTTGCCTTCCAGAGCCGGGGGAGCCGGGAGGTCGACTCGTCGTTCTCCTTCTCGGCCCGGAGGCGACCCATCCCCGAGCGCCTCCGACAGTTCTGGTGGGTGAGGCACCTGTCGACGATTTCGCTAGCCGTCCTGCTGGGCATCGCCCTGATAATCCCCGCCATCGTGGACCGCCCCTCACGCCACCTGTTGTACGCCAGCATCCTGGCCTTCGCTATCTGCGCCGTCTCGATGACCATCGTGACCGGCTGGGCCGGACAGTTGTCTCTCAGCCAGATGGCGTTCGCCGGGATCGGTGCCCTGATCGCTGCCGGGTTCAACCGGGGCTTGGAGTTCGGGGTCGGAATCGGTGACGACCTGGAGTTCTTCTCCATCACCGTTCCCCGCCTCCCCTACCTGGTCTCGATGCTGGCCGCGGCAGGCGTCGCTGCTGCCTCGGCTGCCCTCATCGGCCTGGGTGCCCTCCGGGTCCGGGGACTCCTGCTGGCTGTCACCACGTTCGCCTTCGCCCTGGCCACTCAGCAGTACCTGTTCCGCCGGCCGTTGTTCAACGGTGGCTTCAAGCAGAGCATCCCGTTTCGCCGGGGCAGTCTGGGGCCGATCGACTTGGCCAGCCAACGGACCTACTACTACCTGTGCCTCGGGTTCCTGGTACTGCTCTTGGTGGCGGTCTCCCGGCTCCGGTCTACCGGCATCGGACGGACGATCATCGGGATCCGCGAGAACGAGTCCACGGCCGCCGCCTACACGGTCGGCCCGACCCGTACCAAGCTCTTGGCCTTCGCCATAGCCGGTGGCATCGCCGGCCTTGGTGGCGCCCTGTTGGGTGGTCTGGTACAGAACATCCCCTACACGGAGCGGCTGTTCCAGATCGGCGACTCGCTGCGCCTGGTGTCCATCGTGGTCATCGGCGGCCTCGGGACAATCATGGGCCCAGTGGTGGGTGCCCTCTGGGTGGTGGGACTACCCGCTTTCTGGCCCGATAACGAACTCGTACCCCTGTTCACCTCCAGCATCGGCCTGCTGATCCTGCTTCTCTACTTCCCCGGTGGACTGATCCAGGTCGCCTACTCAGCCCGGGACGCCGTACTGCGGTGGGCCGAGTCGCGCCTGCCCGATACGACACCAACTTCCACGACGACACCACCGGCCGTGGCCCTGGGTGGTGGACGGGACCGTCGGAAGATCGACGGGCCCGCGCTGGTCGTGGACGATGTGGCCGTGGCCTTCGGGGGGCTCCGGGCGGTCGACGGCGTGTCGCTCGTGGCCCACCCGGGGGAGGTGGTCGGCCTCATCGGCACCAACGGCGCCGGCAAGTCGACACTCATGAACGCCATCGGTGGTTTCGTCCCGTCTACGGGGACCATCGAGATCCTCGGCCGCGACGCCTCCGGGTTATCGGCAGCTAACCGAGCCCGCCTGGGGTTGGGTCGAACCTTCCAGGCAGCCCGCCTGTTCCCCGAACTGACCGTGAACGAAACGGTCCAGGTGGCCCTAGAAGCCCGAGAGAGGACAAGGCTGATCCCGGCAGCGTTCTTCCTCCCGTCGTCGATCCGAGCTGAGCGGGCCAAGGCATCCGACGCCTCCGACCTGATCGACTTCCTGGGTCTGGGCCGCTACGCCAACGCCTTCGTGGCCGAGCTGTCGACCGGAACCCGCCGGATCGTCGAGCTGGCCGGCCTGTTGGCCCTTGACGCCCGGGTGCTGTGCCTCGACGAGCCCACGGCCGGCATCGCCCAGCGAGAAACCGAGGCCTTCGGACCGCTGCTTAAGCAGATCCAGCAGGAACTAGGCGCCACTATGGTCGTAATTGAACACGACATGCCGATGATCATGGCCCTATCCGACCGGGTGTACTGCCTAGAGACCGGGCAGATCATCGCCGAGGGATCCCCGGACGAGGTTCGAAATGACCCCCGGGTGGTGGCCAGTTACCTAGGCACCGACGACCGGGCTATCGACCGCTCCGACGGCTAA
- a CDS encoding MFS transporter: MDDDLSDDLNDVSTGDRADRGDGGRADSAASLATTVLAEEAARHAEGQADQVLFPDDLLPGVKSEGISLRKGLAMGGGAATFLVLMVLNSLDELQTAAISVLAPDIRDTFGVSDGTITFIASASGAFVVLGAIPMGWAADRMRRIPIIGWSSIVFAAMVALSGMAVNAFAFFWARFGVGIAKANTIPVHSSTIADTYPIGIRGRIGALDKGVGRLFAVLSPILVGGIAALANGPGEIDGWRWAYYLLGIPVAVAALAAFFLREPQRGRWEKEDVLKESFTEDDPLPVSMDAAFSRLMQIRTMKTVVVGFSALGFGLFTAPVLENLWLEDEFGLESFERGAWATTAGVFTVLALIYVGPKFDRLWRENPTRTLHLVGALIGLSAIFKPIQWAMPTVPLFIALSIPTQVMLSTAFAMVGPLIQAIVPYRLRGSGTALITLYIFFVGGTGGGLISFMFADGWGPRVTTLVLTVPSSIIGGWIMFRGARHVRHDLSLNVQELLDEQAEQQRASDPSEIPVLQVNNVDFSYGPVQVLFDVGFEVRRGETLALLGTNGAGKSTILRVVSGLGMPRRGVVRLNGRTVTYTSPQLRSRLGIQQLPGGNGVFPDMTVRQNLVMGGYIHRGDREDVERRIVEVLDLFPDLADRQGQRAGSMSGGQQQMLALARVLLHDPEILLIDELSLGLAPTVVQDLLALVERLQERGQTIILVEQSLNVALSVADRAIFLEKGQIRFEGPARELLERDDLARAVFLGREGG; this comes from the coding sequence ATGGACGACGACCTGAGCGACGACCTGAACGACGTCTCGACCGGCGACCGCGCCGATCGGGGCGACGGCGGCCGAGCAGACAGCGCGGCGTCTCTGGCTACCACCGTGCTGGCCGAGGAGGCGGCCCGACACGCCGAGGGACAGGCCGACCAGGTGCTGTTCCCCGACGACCTTCTCCCTGGGGTGAAGAGCGAGGGAATCTCTCTCCGCAAGGGCCTGGCCATGGGGGGTGGTGCGGCCACGTTCTTGGTCCTGATGGTCCTGAACTCCCTCGATGAGCTCCAGACGGCCGCCATCTCCGTCTTGGCCCCCGACATCCGTGACACCTTCGGGGTCAGCGACGGCACGATCACTTTCATCGCCAGCGCCTCCGGTGCCTTCGTGGTCCTGGGGGCCATCCCCATGGGTTGGGCTGCCGATCGGATGCGCCGGATCCCGATCATCGGCTGGTCCAGCATCGTGTTCGCCGCCATGGTGGCCCTCTCGGGCATGGCGGTGAACGCCTTCGCCTTCTTCTGGGCCCGGTTCGGGGTGGGCATCGCCAAGGCCAACACCATCCCCGTCCACTCTTCGACCATCGCCGATACCTACCCCATCGGTATCCGCGGTCGGATCGGCGCCCTCGACAAGGGAGTGGGCCGCCTGTTCGCCGTCCTCAGCCCCATCCTGGTGGGCGGCATCGCCGCGCTGGCTAATGGCCCGGGCGAGATCGACGGATGGCGGTGGGCCTACTACCTGCTCGGCATTCCGGTGGCCGTAGCCGCCTTGGCTGCCTTTTTTCTCCGTGAGCCCCAGCGGGGGCGCTGGGAGAAGGAGGACGTCCTGAAAGAGTCGTTCACCGAGGACGACCCGCTCCCCGTTTCCATGGACGCCGCGTTCTCACGCCTCATGCAGATCCGGACCATGAAGACGGTGGTCGTCGGGTTCAGCGCCCTGGGGTTCGGCCTGTTCACCGCACCGGTGCTGGAGAACCTGTGGCTGGAGGACGAGTTCGGCCTGGAGTCCTTCGAGCGCGGCGCCTGGGCCACCACGGCCGGCGTGTTCACCGTGCTGGCCCTCATATACGTCGGGCCGAAGTTCGACCGGCTGTGGCGGGAAAACCCCACCCGCACCCTCCACCTGGTCGGTGCCCTGATCGGCCTGTCTGCGATCTTCAAGCCCATCCAGTGGGCCATGCCCACCGTGCCGCTATTCATCGCCCTGTCCATACCCACCCAGGTGATGCTCAGCACGGCCTTCGCGATGGTCGGTCCGCTGATCCAGGCCATCGTCCCCTATCGGCTTCGGGGTAGCGGGACGGCGCTCATTACCCTCTACATCTTCTTCGTTGGGGGAACGGGTGGGGGACTGATCTCGTTCATGTTCGCCGACGGTTGGGGACCCCGGGTCACCACTTTGGTCCTGACCGTCCCTTCCTCGATCATCGGTGGCTGGATCATGTTCCGGGGCGCTCGCCACGTCCGCCATGACCTATCGCTAAACGTCCAAGAACTGCTCGACGAGCAGGCCGAACAGCAACGGGCGTCCGACCCCTCCGAGATCCCTGTCCTACAAGTCAACAACGTGGACTTCTCCTACGGGCCGGTCCAGGTCCTGTTCGACGTGGGCTTCGAGGTGCGCCGGGGCGAGACGTTGGCTCTCCTGGGCACCAACGGGGCCGGTAAGTCCACCATCTTGCGAGTGGTTAGTGGCCTCGGTATGCCCCGGCGGGGCGTCGTCCGGCTCAACGGACGCACCGTCACCTACACCTCGCCGCAACTCCGGTCCCGCCTCGGCATCCAGCAACTCCCCGGGGGTAACGGCGTCTTCCCGGACATGACGGTCCGCCAGAACCTGGTGATGGGCGGCTATATCCACCGTGGCGACCGGGAGGACGTGGAGCGCCGGATTGTCGAGGTCCTGGACCTCTTCCCCGACCTGGCGGACCGGCAGGGCCAGCGGGCTGGATCCATGTCCGGAGGGCAGCAGCAGATGTTGGCCCTGGCCCGGGTCCTGCTCCACGACCCCGAGATCCTGCTAATCGACGAGCTCTCACTGGGCTTGGCTCCCACGGTGGTCCAGGATCTCCTGGCCCTGGTCGAAAGGCTCCAAGAGCGCGGCCAGACCATCATCCTGGTGGAGCAGTCCCTGAACGTGGCCCTGTCGGTCGCCGACCGGGCCATTTTCCTGGAAAAGGGACAGATCCGGTTCGAGGGCCCAGCTCGGGAGCTACTCGAACGGGACGACCTGGCCCGGGCCGTGTTCCTGGGCCGGGAGGGTGGCTGA
- a CDS encoding acyl-CoA dehydrogenase family protein: MSDLPGDSTATSDRAVTEPADQAAFRLEARAFLTEHAEPLAAIDPWQVSGFPDDQQARSYFERGRDWQRTLAAHGWAGLTWPSEFGGAGRPSWAERVFREESAGFGSHTGFIGSTIAMLGPTLQVHATEAVTSRFLPSLISGEVAWCQLFSEPGAGSDLAGLATRAVRDDDHWVVDGQKVWNSCAQFADWGFLLARTDPDAPKHRGITFLLVDMSSPGVEVRPLVQANGSTHFNEVFLTGVRVPANQVVGEIHGGWAPARTVLANEAAFIGRGGGVPASDRLRDLAAQHGGLDDPRIRQRLATVITRERLQGLMGQRIQAAVRDGREPPFDPGLTKVMAAVTKVLTGDLAAELAGPAGMVDTDRTSTWIQAEVINRFSISIGGGTTEVQKNNLAERSLGLPREPGHDRNTPWKDVLRG; this comes from the coding sequence GTGTCTGACCTCCCCGGCGATTCCACCGCCACCTCTGACCGGGCGGTCACCGAGCCGGCCGACCAAGCGGCCTTCCGGCTTGAAGCACGCGCCTTCCTAACCGAACATGCCGAGCCCCTGGCCGCCATCGACCCATGGCAGGTGTCCGGGTTCCCTGACGACCAGCAGGCCCGGTCTTACTTCGAGCGTGGCCGGGACTGGCAACGCACCCTGGCCGCACACGGATGGGCCGGCCTGACCTGGCCCAGCGAATTCGGGGGCGCTGGACGACCTTCGTGGGCCGAGCGCGTCTTCCGTGAGGAGTCGGCTGGCTTCGGCTCCCACACTGGGTTCATCGGTTCCACCATCGCAATGCTCGGTCCCACCCTCCAGGTCCACGCCACCGAGGCCGTCACCTCTCGGTTCCTCCCCTCTCTCATCAGCGGTGAGGTGGCCTGGTGCCAGCTGTTCAGCGAACCGGGCGCTGGATCGGACCTGGCCGGACTGGCTACCCGTGCCGTTCGAGACGACGACCACTGGGTGGTAGACGGCCAGAAGGTTTGGAACTCCTGCGCCCAGTTCGCAGACTGGGGCTTCCTCCTGGCCCGTACCGACCCCGATGCCCCCAAGCACCGTGGCATCACGTTCCTGCTCGTTGACATGTCGTCGCCCGGCGTCGAGGTTCGTCCCCTCGTGCAGGCCAACGGGTCAACTCACTTCAACGAGGTCTTCCTCACCGGGGTCCGCGTCCCAGCAAACCAGGTGGTCGGCGAGATTCATGGAGGCTGGGCACCCGCCCGCACCGTGCTGGCCAATGAGGCCGCCTTTATCGGTCGAGGTGGCGGTGTCCCGGCTTCCGACCGGCTGCGAGACCTGGCTGCCCAACACGGTGGCCTGGACGATCCCCGAATCCGCCAACGCCTGGCCACTGTTATCACCCGGGAACGCCTCCAGGGACTCATGGGGCAGCGCATCCAGGCCGCCGTCCGCGACGGGCGCGAACCGCCCTTCGACCCGGGACTGACCAAAGTCATGGCAGCCGTCACCAAGGTCTTGACCGGTGACCTGGCCGCCGAGTTGGCCGGACCTGCGGGCATGGTCGACACCGACCGGACCAGTACCTGGATCCAAGCCGAGGTTATTAACCGGTTCAGCATCTCGATCGGCGGCGGAACCACCGAGGTGCAGAAGAACAATCTGGCCGAACGCTCGCTGGGCCTTCCCCGAGAACCGGGACACGACCGCAATACACCGTGGAAAGATGTTCTCCGCGGTTGA